Proteins from one Holophagales bacterium genomic window:
- a CDS encoding tyrosine-type recombinase/integrase, translating into MLEVFYSTGMRRKELSRLLVSDVNAEAGIVRIRHGKGKRSGSSRSARGLWRGSRAMCGTPGPSS; encoded by the coding sequence ATCCTGGAGGTCTTCTACTCGACGGGGATGAGAAGGAAGGAGCTGTCGCGCCTCCTCGTCTCCGACGTCAACGCCGAGGCGGGGATCGTCCGTATCCGGCACGGCAAGGGGAAGAGGAGCGGATCATCCCGATCGGCACGCGGGCTCTGGCGTGGATCGCGGGCTATGTGCGGAACGCCAGGCCCCAGCTCGTAG
- a CDS encoding site-specific integrase, with product MARKGQKKSWPFLDPTDPEGMPVLRLLWLDALRTRGYSDPYVQNCESALGAFILWAQERGITKAREVTRPILESYQRWLFHYRRETEEGDEPLSLRTQAERLSALKGFFKWLARSGYLLANPASEMELPRILHEGRPRSSPWPRWNASSRSPISRCRWG from the coding sequence ATGGCGCGCAAGGGGCAGAAGAAGTCCTGGCCCTTTCTCGACCCCACCGACCCCGAGGGGATGCCGGTCCTGCGGCTCCTGTGGCTCGATGCCCTGAGGACCCGCGGCTACTCCGACCCCTACGTCCAGAACTGCGAGAGTGCCCTCGGGGCCTTCATCCTCTGGGCCCAGGAGCGCGGCATCACGAAGGCGCGCGAGGTGACGCGGCCGATTCTCGAGAGCTACCAGCGCTGGCTCTTCCACTATCGGCGCGAGACGGAAGAGGGGGACGAGCCGCTGTCGCTCCGAACGCAGGCTGAGCGCCTCTCGGCGCTGAAGGGCTTCTTCAAGTGGCTGGCCCGCTCCGGCTACCTCCTCGCCAACCCCGCTTCGGAGATGGAGCTGCCACGCATCCTCCACGAAGGCCGCCCGAGGTCCTCTCCGTGGCCGAGGTGGAACGCGTCCTCGCGCAGCCCGATCTCGAGATGCCGATGGGGCTGA
- a CDS encoding DNA primase yields the protein MKADVVRWDLGRILRSLEELQRKALAEALKPSTPAHVMTEEERAEALELLTSEDLVSRILADYEAAAPSARRPTSSSATSQPSPASSPAPRRHRPLQLRRGQDGPDEAVLALVPKEDREKYSALSEHSLFYFEGKDFKNKILAIVEEEGAQKAAYALKLLQSEGEITIASTGKDPGTGKLVTKEYHVEGPVMIILATTAVEVDEELLNRAIVLTVDEGREQTRRIHKLQRESQTLEGLFSREEREEIYRRHHNAQRLLRPLHVINPYVRELTFLDDRTRTRRDHVKYLTLIESIALLHQYQRSVKAETRFGRTKEYIEVLPSDIVLANRLAAEVLGRSLDELPPQTRRLLELLDGMVTETAGKNGVERADLRFTIRDIRRATGWSHDQVWRHMQRLVFLEYVLVHRGGRGQSFVYELLYDGQGRTGSPSSSASATPRPSPARGPNPCVRPRLPRARRPPPRVVSGGLWGPFGGLPWSRPSCRRSLPMRLWRRWRPRRAEMEIRGLS from the coding sequence GTGAAGGCCGACGTCGTCCGCTGGGACCTCGGCCGCATCCTGCGCTCTCTCGAAGAGCTGCAGCGGAAGGCCCTGGCCGAGGCGCTCAAGCCGTCGACGCCGGCCCACGTCATGACCGAGGAGGAGAGGGCCGAGGCGCTCGAGCTGCTCACGAGCGAGGACCTCGTCTCCCGCATCCTCGCCGACTACGAGGCTGCGGCGCCGTCGGCGAGGAGACCAACAAGCTCCTCGGCTACTTCGCAGCCGTCTCCCGCAAGCTCGCCCGCCCCTCGCCGTCATCGTCCGCTCCAGCTCCGCCGCGGGCAAGACGGCCCTGATGAAGCCGTCCTGGCGCTCGTCCCGAAGGAGGACCGCGAGAAGTACTCGGCCCTCTCCGAGCACTCCCTCTTCTATTTCGAAGGGAAGGACTTCAAAAACAAGATCCTCGCCATCGTCGAAGAGGAAGGGGCGCAGAAGGCGGCCTACGCCTTGAAGCTCCTCCAGAGCGAAGGCGAGATCACCATCGCCTCCACCGGCAAGGATCCCGGCACCGGCAAGCTCGTCACCAAGGAGTACCACGTCGAAGGGCCGGTCATGATCATCCTGGCCACGACGGCCGTGGAGGTCGACGAGGAGCTCCTCAACCGCGCCATCGTCCTGACCGTCGACGAGGGTCGCGAGCAGACCCGGCGCATCCACAAGCTCCAGCGCGAGAGCCAGACGCTGGAGGGCCTCTTCTCCCGCGAGGAGCGCGAGGAGATCTACCGCCGCCACCACAACGCGCAGAGGCTTCTGCGCCCCCTCCACGTCATCAACCCTTACGTCCGCGAGCTGACCTTCCTCGACGACCGGACGCGCACCCGGCGCGATCACGTCAAGTACCTCACCCTCATCGAGTCGATCGCGCTCCTCCACCAGTACCAGAGGTCCGTCAAAGCCGAGACGCGCTTCGGGCGGACGAAGGAGTACATCGAGGTGCTCCCCTCCGACATCGTCCTCGCCAACCGTCTCGCGGCCGAGGTCCTCGGCCGCTCGCTCGACGAGCTGCCGCCGCAGACGCGGCGGCTCCTGGAGCTGCTCGACGGGATGGTCACCGAGACGGCCGGCAAGAACGGCGTCGAGAGGGCCGACCTGCGCTTCACGATCCGCGACATCCGGCGCGCCACGGGCTGGAGCCACGACCAGGTCTGGCGGCACATGCAGCGGCTCGTCTTTCTCGAGTACGTCCTCGTCCACCGCGGAGGCCGGGGCCAGAGCTTCGTCTACGAGCTCCTCTATGACGGCCAGGGCAGGACGGGGAGCCCTTCCTCATCGGCCTCTGCGACGCCGAGACCCTCACCGGCAAGAGGCCCGAACCCATGCGTACGTCCACGACTTCCGCGGGCTCGGAGGCCACCTCCGCGGGTGGTTTCGGGGGGCCTTTGGGGGCCTTTCGGGGGCCTTCCGTGGTCCCGTCCATCGTGCCGGAGGTCGCTCCCCATGCGGCTTTGGCGGCGATGGCGGCCGAGGCGGGCGGAAATGGAGATAAGGGGCCTCTCCTGA
- a CDS encoding helix-turn-helix transcriptional regulator, whose amino-acid sequence MSKALLETGATLLLMPSSTEALTFGRRLQEIRKKRGLSQKELGAAVGVHYIQVSKYETGVNFPTVGKVLQIARTLQVSLDQLFGEVVPDEAHVKNLRLLRRFRELEQLPKDDQETAIKLVDALIAQGKIRKIVG is encoded by the coding sequence ATGAGCAAGGCCCTTCTGGAAACCGGCGCTACCTTGCTGCTGATGCCCAGCTCCACCGAGGCCCTCACCTTCGGGCGCCGGCTCCAGGAGATCCGCAAGAAGCGCGGCCTCTCCCAGAAGGAGCTCGGCGCCGCCGTCGGCGTCCACTACATCCAGGTCTCCAAGTACGAGACCGGCGTCAATTTCCCGACCGTCGGCAAGGTCCTCCAGATCGCCCGCACCCTCCAGGTCTCCCTCGACCAGCTCTTCGGCGAGGTCGTCCCCGACGAGGCCCACGTCAAGAATCTCCGCCTCCTGCGCCGCTTCCGCGAGCTCGAGCAGCTCCCCAAGGACGACCAGGAGACCGCCATCAAGCTCGTCGACGCCCTCATCGCCCAGGGCAAGATCCGGAAGATCGTCGGGTGA
- the vsr gene encoding DNA mismatch endonuclease Vsr has protein sequence MAAIRAKDTKPEIAVRRALHAMGYRFRLHAAALPGRPDIVMKRLGLIVQVKGCFWHGHRCLKGRVPGLHRRYWLEKIAGNKARDARNERKLRATGWSVKTIWECRVRRSSPEELRASLTKVLRQAELRGGR, from the coding sequence ATGGCCGCGATCCGGGCCAAGGACACGAAGCCCGAGATCGCCGTCCGCCGCGCACTCCACGCGATGGGCTACCGCTTCCGCCTCCACGCCGCCGCCCTGCCTGGGCGGCCCGACATCGTTATGAAGAGGCTCGGCCTCATCGTGCAGGTGAAGGGCTGCTTCTGGCACGGGCACCGTTGCCTGAAGGGCCGCGTCCCCGGGCTCCATCGCCGCTACTGGCTCGAGAAGATCGCGGGGAACAAGGCGCGCGACGCTCGCAACGAGAGGAAGCTCCGGGCCACGGGCTGGTCGGTGAAGACGATCTGGGAGTGCCGCGTAAGGCGCTCGAGCCCGGAGGAGCTCCGCGCGAGTCTCACGAAGGTCCTGCGCCAAGCCGAACTGCGGGGCGGGCGGTAG
- the xerC gene encoding site-specific tyrosine recombinase XerC has translation MARKGQKKSWPFLDPHRPPRGCQVLRLLWLDALRTRGYSDPYVQNCESALGAFILWAQERGITKAREVTRPILESYQRWLFHYRRETEEGDEPLSLRTQAERLSALKGFFKWLARSGYLLANPASEMELPRIPPRRPPEVLSVAEVERVLAQPDLEMPMGLRDRAILEVFYSTGMRRKELSRLLVSDVNAEAGIVRIRHGKGKRERIIPIGTRALAWIAGYVRNARPQLVATPDDGTLFLTVSGKPFWPDNLTDLVRRYVEESGVGKPGSCHLFRHTVATLMLENGADIRFIQEMLGHATLQATEIYTHVSIRALKEIHAATHPGRDWGGGADERDEAEEGVGEPSIPPQSLLCRPPAPPLTPPAPPLDTRARARVFSRRKRCPRHLFRPDRSGTAKP, from the coding sequence ATGGCGCGCAAGGGGCAGAAGAAGTCCTGGCCCTTTCTCGACCCCCACCGACCCCCGAGGGGATGCCAGGTCCTGCGGCTCCTGTGGCTCGATGCCCTGAGGACCCGCGGCTACTCCGACCCCTACGTCCAGAACTGCGAGAGTGCCCTCGGGGCCTTCATCCTCTGGGCCCAGGAGCGCGGCATCACGAAGGCGCGCGAGGTGACGCGGCCGATTCTCGAGAGCTACCAGCGCTGGCTCTTCCACTATCGGCGCGAGACGGAAGAGGGGGACGAGCCGCTGTCGCTCCGAACGCAGGCTGAGCGCCTCTCGGCGCTGAAGGGCTTCTTCAAGTGGCTGGCCCGCTCCGGCTACCTCCTCGCCAACCCCGCTTCGGAGATGGAGCTGCCACGCATCCCTCCACGAAGGCCGCCCGAGGTCCTCTCCGTGGCCGAGGTGGAACGCGTCCTCGCGCAGCCCGATCTCGAGATGCCGATGGGGCTGAGGGACCGGGCGATCCTGGAGGTCTTCTACTCGACGGGGATGAGAAGGAAGGAGCTGTCGCGCCTCCTCGTCTCCGACGTCAACGCCGAGGCGGGGATCGTCCGTATCCGGCACGGCAAGGGGAAGAGGGAGCGGATCATCCCGATCGGCACGCGGGCTCTGGCGTGGATCGCGGGCTATGTGCGGAACGCCAGGCCCCAGCTCGTAGCCACGCCCGACGACGGGACGCTCTTCCTCACCGTCAGCGGCAAGCCCTTCTGGCCCGACAACCTCACGGACCTCGTGAGGCGGTATGTCGAGGAGTCGGGCGTGGGCAAGCCTGGCTCCTGCCACCTCTTCCGCCACACGGTGGCGACCCTGATGCTCGAGAACGGCGCCGACATCCGCTTCATCCAGGAGATGCTCGGCCACGCCACCCTCCAGGCCACCGAGATCTACACCCACGTCTCCATCCGCGCCCTCAAGGAGATCCACGCCGCCACGCACCCGGGGCGGGACTGGGGCGGCGGCGCGGACGAGAGGGACGAGGCCGAAGAAGGGGTCGGAGAGCCGTCTATTCCACCCCAGAGCCTCTTATGCCGCCCGCCCGCACCACCCCTGACCCCGCCCGCGCCGCCGCTTGACACGCGGGCACGTGCACGTGTCTTCTCAAGGAGGAAACGATGTCCGAGACACCTCTTTCGGCCCGACAGATCCGGCACGGCAAAGCCGTAA